CGCCGCCGCACCAATATTGCCCTCGATGATATTGTCGCCGAGGATCACGCAGATAGGTTCGTCGTCCGCAAAATGCTCGACCAGAGCAAGTGCGTCGGCGATGCCGCCCTCACCCTCCTGATACGTATAGTTGAGATGCTTGAGCCCAAAATCCTTGCCGTTCCTGAGCAGTTTCAGAAAGTCGCCGGCCGAGTTGCCGCCCGTCACGATCATTATGTCGTCGATGCCCGCGTTTACCAGAGCCTCGATCGGATAATAGATCATCGGCTTGTTATAAACCGGCAGCAAATGCTTATTTGTGATCCGCGTCAGCGGGCTCAAACGCGAGCCCAGTCCACCGGCGAGTACTACACCTTTCATATATTTATTGTTTGTTTCCGACAGCGGTCCAAAATGATCGGTCGCTGAAGATATGAGCCCGGGGTTCGGCCTTAGTAAAGGTTGAGCCCGTCCCAAACGGCCCGTCCGCTGTAAAACTTTGTTCCGATATTGAGACAAGGGATTTTGTCGACGCTTAACCCGAGCCTTTCCCCGTCTTTCCCAGACGCGATTACCATCGGCCGTGAGGCAGGATCCCGCGAAATAATCGGTTAATTTCCAAACGAACCAAGCGGACGGTTATCAAAACGATAATATAATACAGTGGGCTCCGGGCTTTAGCTTACCCCCGCCATTGTGGACACCGCTGCCGAAATACCGAGCCACCTCAGGGGATATTTTGACGCTGCAGTTGAACCGCAATTTTTCACGCCAGATTTCTTTAGCAACCCGGGTCGATCAAATGGAGTTGCCCACTACCGGCCCCCAGGTCACCACAGGGCACGCCATCCCACGGAAATATGCTGAAATAGTTGTCAAACATTTGATGCAGTTCGTCATCCGACAATGTTGACTGGTCAAACCTCGACCATTCATCGCCAAATCCCGCCACTACATTCTTGTCCAGATTCTCGGTCATTTTTGATCTATAAATCTTCGGTACCACAATTCGAGCATCAACAGCGTCCATATCGGGGTAGCATGGTCCACCTCGCCCCTGATGTGTTGGTCGATGTACATCTCGATAGTTTTTGGCCTAAAGACACCGCGGCTCAGAGATGCCGGTGACAGGAGCACATCCCTGACAAAATCCTTCATCTCGCCGCGAAACCAGTGGGCGATCGGCACGCCAAAGCCCATCTTGCGCCGATAGACGACCTCGGGCGGCACGAGCCGTGCGGCAACCTTTTTCAACAAATACTTCGGCCGAAAACGGTTCATCTTTAGGCTCTCGGGTAGGCTGGCGGCAAACTCGATGACCTTATGGTCTAGGAACGGAGAGCGAGCCTCGAGCGAATTCGCCATCGACGCAATATCTACCTTGACCAGCAGATCGTTTGGCAAGTAGGTCATCTGATCCGCCAGTAGCGTGGCATCGAGCAAACCAAGATCGCCTGCCCGGTCAAACCACTCGTCCAGGACGGCCGCTGCATTATGCTCGCCTACGCGAGCATTCATTTCATCGGAATACAACAGTGCGAGTTTGGCAGTCGGCTTGATAGCGGACATCCAGCGGGCATAGCGCTCCTTTCGCGATTCATTGGCGGAGATCAAAAACCTCTGAACGTCGCGAACACGTGTTTTTTTGATCTCGGACGTCGGCAACATTCTGATCGGCCCCTCTATCAGAGTTCGCCGCAATATGCGCGGTATCCGCCGATAAAGCTCGGCGACCTCCATCGCCATATAACGTTCATAACCCGCAAAGCTCTCATCGCCGCCATCGCCATTGAGTGCGACGGTCACGTGCTGACGCGTCTCCTTAGCCACATAGTAGGTCGGCACCGCGCTCGAGTCGGCGTACGGTTCGCCGTAATGCTCGACCAGAGTCGGCAGTACCTCCAATGCATCAGGACGAACGATAAACTCGCTATACTCGGCGCCTACGTGCTCGGCGACGCGGCGGGCATATTTGAGCTCGCTGAAATCCTGCTCCTCAAACCCGATCGAAAACGTTTTGACCGGTGCCGCACTCTCCTGGGCCATTAGTGCAACGACTATCGACGAATCGACGCCGCCCGACAGAAACGCCCCTAACGGCACCTCGGATATCATTCGGAGCTTTGTCGATTCGCGTAAGATCCGCGTTGTCTCCTGGATAGCTTCGTCTTCCGAGATCTTTATTTTTTTTGAAAAATCGGGCAGCCAGTATCGCCGAGTCTCGACGTTGCCGTCTTTCCACTTGAGCCAGTGGCCGGGTTCCAATTTACGTATCTGCTTAAACGCGGTCTCCGGCGCCGGGACGCACAAGTACGAGAGATAGCTGTCGATCGCACCATAGTCGACCTCGCGCGTTACCGAAGGATGTTTGAGTATGGCCTGAAACTCGGAGCCGAATATCAGATCGCCGTTTGGCTGGTGCGAATAGAGTATCGGCTTTTTGCCCACGCGATCGCGTGCCAAAAACAGTGAACGATCAGACTTGTCCCAGATGGCTATCGCAAACATCCCGCGTAGGTATTGCAGACAGTCCGCTCCGTATTCGTCGTAGAGGTGAATTATCGCCTCGGTGTCCGAATTGGTATAAAAACTATGGCCGCGTTTCTCAAGATCAGCTCTCAGCTCACGGTAATTATAGATCTCGCCGTTAAAAACGATCCATTTTGTCCGGTCGGCATTGTGCATCGGCTGTTTGCCGCCCGCCAGATCGATGATCGCCAAACGCCGCATCGCCAACCCGACATTGTCGTGCACATAAAATCCGTCATCGTCCGGCCCGCGATGCACGATCGCGCCGTTCATCGCCTCGAGCACCGCTCGATCGGCCGCTCGCGCACTATTATTTACAAATCCGACGATGCCGCACATTTATCTCTAGTTTCGTCCCCCCGACAACTGCTGCCCGACCCTTCCCTTCAGCGACGCCTCAAACAATTCGCGGCGGCGGCGGCGTTCGAGCTGTACATTTTCCCGCTTTTCCTTCATCAAAACCCATCCGACCGCAATAAACATAAACAAAAACACCTGTATCTGCGTCCGCTGCCGATACGCCGTCCCGACATTGCCCTGAAAGATCGAGTAGGCGAGGGTCAATGTAATTGTAAAGATCAGAATTGGGAAAGCCGTTCGTAATTTGTTCTTGACGGTGTACCACAGACCGTATAGTGACAGCGGAATAAGCATCCACCATATCAATACCTCGGGCAGAGTGATCGCCTGGCGAAGATTTGCCATCTGCCACGGAAAGGGTGCCAGCATCAGATATGTCAGTCCGACCGGCAATGCCGTGATAGCACCATCGGTTGTCGAAACGTCCGACTCTGCTCCAAAGCCTGATTTAGCGGATCGTGCGAGGTCACCGCGGCTTCGCTGAACTGCCTCAAGATTGCCAAAACGGTCGAGATCGACCGTCGCCGTCCTAATTACGCCAAAGTAGGTGAGCCCCACACCAATTATTACAAGCACGACCGACCGTCCGCAATGGAGGGCATCGTAGTCGCCGTACCGATCAAAACTGCCCACCACCGCGGCCACAACCATATAGAAGATATAAAAACGCAACGACATAATGCCGAACATCGAGAGGACCAAAACAATGATCGCCGCGTAACCAAATTTTTCCTGTAGTTGCAGGACCATTGTCATTGCCAGCACCAATAGAAAGATGATCAGCCCGTCCTTCATCAGTTGCGACGACCAGATAATAAATGATGGGAATAGGGCGATCGCGATGGCGGAAAATTTAGCGACCCGTATGTTGTTAAATACCTTCTTGGCACAGACATAGACCATCGGTGCCGTCGCCGCGCCCACGACGGCACAGATCGACTGGGCCGCCAGTATATTTCGCCCCAATACATAGTAGATAGCACCGACAAAATAGTTCATCCCCCAACCCGGACCCCGACGTTGCCATTGCCCTCCGCGATTCAAAGTCATCCATCACGGCATTTCCGGCCCAGATCTCATTCAGCCTATTTCCATAATTGTCATACGTCAGAGCATCGCCGCCAAAAAAATCGCGAAGGTCAAAATAGTGAACCAGTATTCCAAATGCTAGCCGAGCCAGCAACGCGATCAAAAATACTTTAGTGACAAAGTCCTTGTCATCGGAAAAATGCCGGAACGATGCGATGGCTAACCCAGAAAAAAGAACAACGACTAACGCGGCGGCGGCGGCCTCCGGCAGACTTATAGCCAAAACCCCGAGCGCCGCTAAAATTAGGGCACCGATCAGTGTCAAAGTAGAATTTGATGATTTGATCACTTAGATATTGTCGGGCAGATCGAGACGCGTCTTGTTCTCGATCAAGAATATCCCATCTGCGTCGAGGTCCTTTACCTCGGTCGCCGGCACGCCTGCGATCAGTTTGAATTCGCTCTCAAACTTCTTGGTTATTACCGCACCGATCCCGACTATGCATCGGGCAGGGATACAGCCACCCGGGGCAATACGTATCTCGGAACCAATATAGCTGAGATCGCCGATAATTATCGGCCGCGTCATTTGCCGGTTATGTGTCCACAGCGACGAGTTTCGCCCGCCGAGGATTACCCGCTTTCCAAACTCGACTCGGTCCGTAAAATCGATCTTATGCGACGCACCGATCATACTGCCGTCGCCGAGTATAAATGTCGGGTCGACCTCGTTGACGACATCCGGCTCGGGTATCGAGTTGATCTCGTTCAAACGCAATATCTCGCAATATCGGCCAAGGCGTATCTCGTCGCCTCCTCGAAAAATATTTAGGTGCCCGATCCGCGTGTGCTCTCCGATCGAAAGACGCTTAGTCCCAATAAAAACATTGAAATGTCCGATCGTTACGTCGTCACCAATCGTACAACTGGTCGCGTCAATGATCGATAGACCGATTCGCACACGCTTTCCTATCTTGTAGCCAAACAATACCCGGTAACAGAGACGTTTGGCTACAGAAGGCAATAAACCGATCAGGCATTTAACGATTAGTCGGAGTTTCATCGGCGACAACGAAGCGAAAAGTCTCAGCCAAAGTATCCACAAACTTTTCTATGCAGTAGTCCTGCTCAAAAAGACACCGTCCGGCATTTCCCATACGAATTCGCAGTTCACGACCGGACAACAGTTTGCTTAGCGGATTATACCAATCTTCTTGGTTCACCGCATTAAAGTGGGTCTTTCCCGGCATTCCGATCTCGGCACACACGCCAACCGGACTCATTACAAACGGTACGCCCACGGCCATATACTGGATAGCCTTAAAGCCCGATTTGCCCTTTATCCATTCCTCATTCGCCGATTTGCTGATCACGATCGGATAAACACCGATATCCATGGACTGAAAATCCGCTATCTCGCGATCCGCGTCCCACGGCAGATTGATGACATCGACGCCATCGATATTCACGTTGTCGATGCCGGCTCCAACGACCTTTAGGACGAATTTATGACTAGCCGCGAGTCGGGTAAGGACGGGAAATAGCGACTCGAGAAATGGAAATGTTGAGTGAGTCCCGATCCACCCTATCACCGGAATGCTATTCTCCTTTTCAACCGGCACGAATACGTTCGGGTCAACGATAGTCGGGATAACGACGGCTTTACTGCCTTTCCCTTCCACATACTCAGCAATAAAACGATTGCCGCAGACGACCACCGAAGCCGCACGGATCAACTGGTCGGTCTTGCCAAAAAATTTCAGATAGCTTCCGAGACGGCCATAACTTGGGCTGACGTACGGGACATATGTGGCATCGTCAAGGTCTAGAATCATCGGTGTGTTTCCGATCCACCTATAAAGCCGTTCAAAGATCGCCGGCCCAAAAAACATCGCTTCGCGTTGAACGACCATCACGTCAAATTTCCGCATCGAAAAAAGCAAACCGACCCTCTTAACGACCGAGCGGACGACCGAGATCGCCCTTCCGGTTGATCCACCCGCCGAGTACATCGCCCCAAACTGTTTGCTGTCAAAAAAAGGCGCGATCGTCAGTTTGATCCCTCGCTCACCTAACGGTTCTACAAATTGGACAAGTCGAAACCGCGTCGCCGCAGACTCCGTGGGATATGAACAAATAGCGATAACCTGCATGAGCAAACTAAAAATACAGTAAGAGGGTACATTACATAACAAACGGCGCCCTATTTCGCCGCCCAACACAAACCATGCGAGGGACCGTTTCCGCAACTAGCCGTTCAGGACCTTTTGGTACAACGCATCAAGTTGAACGCAATTATTCGCAACATCAAACGTCGCACGCGCGCTTTCCTGACCACGTTTACTAAATCTTAAACGGATCTCATTACTATTTGCGAGTGTTCTGATAGCTACTGCGGCAGCAACAAAGTCCTTATTTGGCACTAACCAACCCGACTCCATATGCTTGAACAGCTCAGCAGGTCCGCCGCAGTCAGAAGCAATCAGCGGAACGCCGGCCTTAAGTGCTTCGAGACAGACCATCGAAAACGATTCTGATTCGGAAAGGTTTAGCACGATATCAGCCCTCCTTAATTCGTCGTCCACGTTCGCCTTAAACCCCTCGAATATAACCTTGCCTTCTAAGCCTAATTCATCTATCAAGCTATCAACTGTCTTCTTAAAGTTTGTCGAAACGCCATTGTGATCGTATTTACCGATAAAATACAGCTTAGTTTCCGGGAAATCCTCTTGGACGAGAGCAAAGGCTTTTATCGCCCAGTCCTGGCCTTTCCCGGGAAGAATGTTTCCGACATAAACGATTCTTTTCGGCTGAAGATGAACGTGCAGAGCATCGTCGGCCGCTTCATCAAAAAATTCGCTATCATAAATGACGATCTTGTTCGGCAGATTGCCGACATCGTTTGACACCGCATTGCTGCAGCAAACAACAGCGTCCGCATATCGCTTTATCACGCGGATAAAACTTGAGTAAAGCGGGCCGATGTACGAATTACGCAAAAGCCTAACGTGATACACGACCTTTATCTTCCGGTTCAATATCTTTAACAGGATGCCGCACATGTTGTAACAGTCGTTTACGTGAACGATCGCAATATCGTGCTCCTTGACCATTCGCAACAACCCAAAACTGTTTTGAATCAAGCGTGGAAAATAAAGCACGCCCGCAGACAGTTTTGTCGAAATCTCAGTAAACCTAAATCGACGCACAATATCGTTTTCCACAATTTCGGCAAGGTCGTCTTGCGAAATAGCTTTTGTCACTGCCCAATGAAATTTGCAGCTACCGCCCAGTGCCTTTGCAAACTTCGCGATCGATTTATTGGCTCCGGTCAGATATTCCGAATTGTCGATAATTAGAATGTTCTTCATTTAACCGGCAGATCATCGATTCGCCACAAACACAGCGATTTATCGGAATATTCGCCATCATTCTCAGTGCATTCTTCGCTAATCGCCTTTACCGGCGGTGGCAGGTCAAACGGCGAAGTATTCAGATTCAACGGTCTCCATTGCCCCGTCAGAATATCCTCATTCTCAGCGTGTCCGACAAAATTGGTGGTCAATAAATAGGTTGACCCGCTAGTTTTAATATTCTTCAAAGCCACTTTCACATCCGCAGAACTAAAATGAACCAGACAATCGCGGCAAAACACAAGATCCACCTTTGGAAGACTATCGGAGAGCAAATCAAGCTTTTCAAACGAGACACTATCGGTTTCATATAGCTTTTTATTTTGGGCGACCAGATCGTCGACGATGTCTGCCCCGGTATATTTGACGTCACGTAGTTCCACGCTCTTCAGCCAATTAAAGTCGCCGCACGGGATATCAAGCATCGTCCGGATGCCCAATTCGCTCAAGACCGCCGGGAGACTTGCGACAACCGCCGCGGTCTGCTGTTTGGCAGAGCCCGGCCCTGATAGCGATTCGTTGCTCGCCCAGCGGTTTTCCTTGTAGATCTGCGTAAAAATATTCTCCGCGTTTTTGCCCTTTAGTTCCTGCCGATGGCGAAAATTAATTATTTCAATATATAGCCGCCTTATGCCGGGAATCCGTCTTGCAACTGAATAAAAAAGGTTCATAGAATATCGAAGCCTTCTAAGTAACGGTTCTCCCGACCTCAGTAAATACAGGCGGGTACGTTGGCTTCTTTCCGTTGTTGAAGAATATTTCCGCTGTCGTATTTGCTCTTGCGATATATTCTTCTTTACCCGTAATCAATGGTATGAAGGAAGTTATCAGAGATTCGCATTGAGTCAGCATACGACTCTCTTTTAAGTTCAATTCCTTGCCAAGGGCGGCACTAGATTGCAACAGCGCCCACTTCACAATGTTCTCGAAGAAGATGATAGAACCGCTGACAAATCCAAGTAATTTACCCCAGTGATCGCGACGAATACTCCAACCCAACGCCGAACCCAGTCTACTAGCATTTATTAGTCGATCTGAGTCATCCCTAAAGGTAACGCTTGTATAATGTTGCAGTTTGGCCTGTGGGACAACGCTTATCTTCAAGCCCTTTGCTGCAATCTCGCGGCAAAGGAAATACTCTTCTCCAAAGAGAAAGTTGTCTTCGACGAACATACGCCCTCTAGCTAATGCTGAGACACGACAAATATAACCAGTCCCGGTGATAAAGTCGACGTCAAATGACCCAGACATTTCCGTTTCTCGACGCCTCGTGAGGCCACGTAATTTTCTGGCGACGAGCGAATTAAAAAATAAGGATGAAAAGAAATATTGCGACCGATAAACTTTAGCCCCTTTCAGAACAGGCACACATACTCCAATCTGATCATCCGTTTCTAAAGTTTCGATAAGTGCGTCGATCATCCCAGACTCTAAAACCGTATCCGGGTTAAGGGTCATTGCGTATTTGCCGGAAGTCAGCGAAAAACCCACGTTTGTCGCCACTCCGAAGCCGTAATTATAAGCGTTCTTTATCAAACGGACGTCGGGAAACATTGTCGTGACGGAGATAATATCTTCATCAGAGTCGTTGTCAACGACAATGATCTCTAGCTCGACCTTAGTTGGGTGACGGAGAATGCTATCTAAACATTTCACCAAGAATTCGGATGTGTTCCAATTAACTATTATTATTGAGAGTAATATCATCGTCAACGGCCTGCATCTCTCGTCTTGGCTCTGAGAAAATCATAAATGACACTTTTCAAGCCGCTAGAATAGCGAGCGTATCGCCGGCTTTTACATTCGCTCAGTAATATTGGCAGGCGCCCAAGCCTAGAAACAGGGAGATGGTAACGAATCTCGTAGTGAACTGATTTGTCACTTAAGTCTAGCACTTTTTTTGCAAGCAACTTCCTCGCCTTTTCGTCACCTATAGCATCAATATCGGCCTTAGCTCTGCACGTCTCGGCGGTATCAAGTATACGAACAAGAGACCTAAGAGCGTCAGCGTACGCAACTGCATCTCTCGCAATTCGGATAAACCGTTTATCCGCCGGTGCAAGTGCGATCCGAAATGGTGTTTCTGATGTGCCTGCACCCAGTAATTGACTTTGATGCTGTCTGTATTGGATGCCTTCGTAATCAAATACTACAACCGCACTAGTAAGCGAGGCAATCAGACCTAGCCAATGATCGTGCGCTGAATTAGATGGTATGGGGTATGTCCGTAAAAATCGTATGAGATCTGAGCGTACCGCAATCGTATTGCCTGATACAAAATTCTGGCCAAATAGCAGTATTTGAAGTACGTTTTGGTTCATAAAATCTAATTGTGAATGATGAAATCCAAAAGACTCCCATAGATTTCTATTCAGCGGTACGAGATGCCGATCAACCAACTCCGCGTTCGTTACGACGATACCTGCTGTAAGATTGTCCCTAAATACATTAAGGATGGTTTCGATCTTTTCACTTTTCCATACATCATCCTGATCGGCCGGAAACACTATACTCCCCTCACATAGAAGAAGCGCTGCTCGAAATTTTTAACGTACCCTAAATTAGTGCCATTCAAATGTATTCGAACTTTGAATGGAACTTGTACCTTAAATTCCTCGAGGATGGCGAGTGTTCGGTCTGTCGAACCGTCGTCGCAGACTACTAATTCGTCCGGTAGTCTCGTTTGTCCAAGAAAACTCTGGAGTTGTTCTGAGAGATACTCCTCACCGTTATAGGTGCACAACGCGATGGAGATGGTATCTGCGGGCGGAGTCATAATGGTGCAGTTCAGAAAAATGGAGTCTGGAGTTGGCGTTAAAAGATGCCCTGATCGACCTCAAATAAGTTTATTTGCGGGCAAAACACGAAATGTAATCACCACTCTGCTTGTAAATTAAAAAATACAAATCGGTCAGAATTTTGAGAAAATGAGCATGAACACGATCCGACATCGGAAGGTCACTATCGCTCGCAAAATGAAAACCCAAGTCCTCTTCGCGTCTATAGCGAAGATCAGAAAGATAGAAGTCTGCACGGAAAGTTTCAATTTTCAAGTCTTGAAATCCAGTCTTCCTCATCAGGCTTTTGAGAGTTTTCGGCGTAAATGAGTACAAGTGCCGAGGAACATCCCAGTGAAGCCAATATTTGCCGCTTATCCTCTGACTTAAACTATTCGCATTTGGAACCTCAACATAAAGGAGACCGTCGGGCTTAAGTAGCTTTTTCACTTGGCCTAGGACTTCAATAATATTAGGTAAATGTTCGAGCGAGTGATTAAAGCTAATATAGTCAAATGATTCTTCTTCGAAGTTAGCATCGGCTAAATCACCGACAGATACATCAATTCCAAATTTTTCTTTCGCTGCGTCGGCTGCGGCATGCTTTAGCTCAAGCCCGCGTACGTTCCAACCGTATTGCTTCAAAATCGAGAGAAACACTCCGCTCCCACAACCGATGTCCAATGCTCTGCCGTTCGGAACATACTTAGGAAAACGTTTTCCAAATCCATATGCTGCCCTTCTTAGAAAAAAACGGTTAATTATGGGGCGGACGAGCGTAACCAACTTCGAATTTATTCGAAGCGGGTAGCCAAAAGAGGCAATGACCGAACGGCGAATATCTTGCTTTATCGGAAAGTCTGTTTCTTGCGATACGGAATTTTGTCCATAACTGTAGTATGTATCATTCGGGTAGAAACTTCCCAACTTTTCTGACGTCGGCCGTGGCGACAGCCGTATCAAACCACACTGGCAACAACGAACATTCGCAAACTGCCCAGGCAGATCGTTCATCCGATCTCGTCCCCAAAAAAGTAGTTCGGATCCATCCGAAAGGCAAACGGGACATCGAGATACATGCTCTGTAAATACATTTTCATTCGAAATAGAGATATTGGAACTCATAAATTTGAGTTAGCGAAACAGTTTCGTAATGCTTTCGAAGGCTGATTCAAGTGGTTGGTTCAGGAGTTGCAAATTCATCTCCACGTCATGGTCGTCCAGTTTGGAGTAATCGATAACGGCTAAGAGAGAGCGAATTGTTTGTTCGTCAAATCGATACTTTATGACCTTCGCAGGTGTTCCCGCAACAATTGAGTATGGCGGAACGTCCTTCACCACTACGCTTCCAGCGGCGACGATCGCTCCCTGCCCAATAGTCAGACCTGACATGATTGTTGCCCGCGTGCCAATCCAAACGTCGTCTTTAATAAGAATCGGCCCTTTACTAAGTTCAGGTGGCTCCAAATCGGAGTTGTTAAGTACAAACTCTGCGAAAGGAAAAGTTGAGAGCGTTTGATGCTGATGGTTTCCTCCAAGAATAAAGAGAACTTCCGGGGCAATTGAGACGAAGTCGCCGATTACAAGTCTTTGATTCGGATTCTTCAACATTTGAACATTCAAGGGGCCGTACGAGTGACGACCTACATTTATTTTGTCCAGATCAAAGATTGAGGATGGAAATAGCCGTCTGCCGGGAAATCGTGCTCTAAACGCATGTTTGAACCGAAAAAACGCAAAGTCGTTACGAATGCGATAATAAACGTCAAGTAAATATTTGCAAACAAGTCTGAAGTCTTCAATCATCACAAACTAGGCAGCTCCTCTTTTCATTGTCGTAGAAAGACAGGGACACGGCAACATCTCGACTGGGTTTCGCGTGGAACTTCGTCGCCGCAACCGCCCTCCATATAAACTTCTGCGAGAATCACTTACATATGGTGCCATTTATATTTTCACCCTTCAGCCCTCAATTTCAACTGTTGATTTCCCGATTTATCCAGTCCGGATACTTATCCGATCCATCTAGATGTGCTCATTTGCGACCTTGACGAGCTTTTCGCCAGTAAGCCTCTACG
This is a stretch of genomic DNA from Chloracidobacterium sp.. It encodes these proteins:
- the asnB gene encoding asparagine synthase (glutamine-hydrolyzing), yielding MCGIVGFVNNSARAADRAVLEAMNGAIVHRGPDDDGFYVHDNVGLAMRRLAIIDLAGGKQPMHNADRTKWIVFNGEIYNYRELRADLEKRGHSFYTNSDTEAIIHLYDEYGADCLQYLRGMFAIAIWDKSDRSLFLARDRVGKKPILYSHQPNGDLIFGSEFQAILKHPSVTREVDYGAIDSYLSYLCVPAPETAFKQIRKLEPGHWLKWKDGNVETRRYWLPDFSKKIKISEDEAIQETTRILRESTKLRMISEVPLGAFLSGGVDSSIVVALMAQESAAPVKTFSIGFEEQDFSELKYARRVAEHVGAEYSEFIVRPDALEVLPTLVEHYGEPYADSSAVPTYYVAKETRQHVTVALNGDGGDESFAGYERYMAMEVAELYRRIPRILRRTLIEGPIRMLPTSEIKKTRVRDVQRFLISANESRKERYARWMSAIKPTAKLALLYSDEMNARVGEHNAAAVLDEWFDRAGDLGLLDATLLADQMTYLPNDLLVKVDIASMANSLEARSPFLDHKVIEFAASLPESLKMNRFRPKYLLKKVAARLVPPEVVYRRKMGFGVPIAHWFRGEMKDFVRDVLLSPASLSRGVFRPKTIEMYIDQHIRGEVDHATPIWTLLMLELWYRRFIDQK
- a CDS encoding glycosyltransferase family 39 protein, producing MNYFVGAIYYVLGRNILAAQSICAVVGAATAPMVYVCAKKVFNNIRVAKFSAIAIALFPSFIIWSSQLMKDGLIIFLLVLAMTMVLQLQEKFGYAAIIVLVLSMFGIMSLRFYIFYMVVAAVVGSFDRYGDYDALHCGRSVVLVIIGVGLTYFGVIRTATVDLDRFGNLEAVQRSRGDLARSAKSGFGAESDVSTTDGAITALPVGLTYLMLAPFPWQMANLRQAITLPEVLIWWMLIPLSLYGLWYTVKNKLRTAFPILIFTITLTLAYSIFQGNVGTAYRQRTQIQVFLFMFIAVGWVLMKEKRENVQLERRRRRELFEASLKGRVGQQLSGGRN
- a CDS encoding glycosyltransferase family 4 protein, translated to MQVIAICSYPTESAATRFRLVQFVEPLGERGIKLTIAPFFDSKQFGAMYSAGGSTGRAISVVRSVVKRVGLLFSMRKFDVMVVQREAMFFGPAIFERLYRWIGNTPMILDLDDATYVPYVSPSYGRLGSYLKFFGKTDQLIRAASVVVCGNRFIAEYVEGKGSKAVVIPTIVDPNVFVPVEKENSIPVIGWIGTHSTFPFLESLFPVLTRLAASHKFVLKVVGAGIDNVNIDGVDVINLPWDADREIADFQSMDIGVYPIVISKSANEEWIKGKSGFKAIQYMAVGVPFVMSPVGVCAEIGMPGKTHFNAVNQEDWYNPLSKLLSGRELRIRMGNAGRCLFEQDYCIEKFVDTLAETFRFVVADETPTNR
- a CDS encoding glycosyltransferase family 4 protein, which translates into the protein MKNILIIDNSEYLTGANKSIAKFAKALGGSCKFHWAVTKAISQDDLAEIVENDIVRRFRFTEISTKLSAGVLYFPRLIQNSFGLLRMVKEHDIAIVHVNDCYNMCGILLKILNRKIKVVYHVRLLRNSYIGPLYSSFIRVIKRYADAVVCCSNAVSNDVGNLPNKIVIYDSEFFDEAADDALHVHLQPKRIVYVGNILPGKGQDWAIKAFALVQEDFPETKLYFIGKYDHNGVSTNFKKTVDSLIDELGLEGKVIFEGFKANVDDELRRADIVLNLSESESFSMVCLEALKAGVPLIASDCGGPAELFKHMESGWLVPNKDFVAAAVAIRTLANSNEIRLRFSKRGQESARATFDVANNCVQLDALYQKVLNG
- a CDS encoding class I SAM-dependent methyltransferase → MNLFYSVARRIPGIRRLYIEIINFRHRQELKGKNAENIFTQIYKENRWASNESLSGPGSAKQQTAAVVASLPAVLSELGIRTMLDIPCGDFNWLKSVELRDVKYTGADIVDDLVAQNKKLYETDSVSFEKLDLLSDSLPKVDLVFCRDCLVHFSSADVKVALKNIKTSGSTYLLTTNFVGHAENEDILTGQWRPLNLNTSPFDLPPPVKAISEECTENDGEYSDKSLCLWRIDDLPVK
- a CDS encoding glycosyltransferase family 2 protein; this translates as MILLSIIIVNWNTSEFLVKCLDSILRHPTKVELEIIVVDNDSDEDIISVTTMFPDVRLIKNAYNYGFGVATNVGFSLTSGKYAMTLNPDTVLESGMIDALIETLETDDQIGVCVPVLKGAKVYRSQYFFSSLFFNSLVARKLRGLTRRRETEMSGSFDVDFITGTGYICRVSALARGRMFVEDNFLFGEEYFLCREIAAKGLKISVVPQAKLQHYTSVTFRDDSDRLINASRLGSALGWSIRRDHWGKLLGFVSGSIIFFENIVKWALLQSSAALGKELNLKESRMLTQCESLITSFIPLITGKEEYIARANTTAEIFFNNGKKPTYPPVFTEVGRTVT
- a CDS encoding glycosyltransferase yields the protein MTPPADTISIALCTYNGEEYLSEQLQSFLGQTRLPDELVVCDDGSTDRTLAILEEFKVQVPFKVRIHLNGTNLGYVKNFEQRFFYVRGV
- a CDS encoding class I SAM-dependent methyltransferase — encoded protein: MNDLPGQFANVRCCQCGLIRLSPRPTSEKLGSFYPNDTYYSYGQNSVSQETDFPIKQDIRRSVIASFGYPLRINSKLVTLVRPIINRFFLRRAAYGFGKRFPKYVPNGRALDIGCGSGVFLSILKQYGWNVRGLELKHAAADAAKEKFGIDVSVGDLADANFEEESFDYISFNHSLEHLPNIIEVLGQVKKLLKPDGLLYVEVPNANSLSQRISGKYWLHWDVPRHLYSFTPKTLKSLMRKTGFQDLKIETFRADFYLSDLRYRREEDLGFHFASDSDLPMSDRVHAHFLKILTDLYFLIYKQSGDYISCFARK
- a CDS encoding CatB-related O-acetyltransferase codes for the protein MIEDFRLVCKYLLDVYYRIRNDFAFFRFKHAFRARFPGRRLFPSSIFDLDKINVGRHSYGPLNVQMLKNPNQRLVIGDFVSIAPEVLFILGGNHQHQTLSTFPFAEFVLNNSDLEPPELSKGPILIKDDVWIGTRATIMSGLTIGQGAIVAAGSVVVKDVPPYSIVAGTPAKVIKYRFDEQTIRSLLAVIDYSKLDDHDVEMNLQLLNQPLESAFESITKLFR